A single Curtobacterium sp. MCSS17_015 DNA region contains:
- the tal gene encoding transaldolase, translating into MTDTTPTEALSAVGVSIWLDDLSRELLETGRLENLIADRNVVGVTTNPTIFASALAKGERYDAQVKELAAAGTDVTNAIFEITTQDVANACDVFAPLYASTKGFDGRVSIEVEPGLAHDTAKTIEQAKFLFDKVGKENVLIKIPATVDGLEAITEVIGAGISVNVTLIFSLERYRAVIDAYLGGLEKAKAAGHDLSKIHSVASFFVSRVDSEIDKRLDTIGTDEATALKSKAGIANAQLAYQVWTQAFATERALGLLESGANTQRPLWASTGVKDPSLPDTLYVTELAAPNTVNTMPGKTLEATFDHGEVHGDAIAGTFDDANQVMDQLAAVGVDYDDVVALLEKEAVDKFNVSWGELVDTVKTALENAK; encoded by the coding sequence ATGACTGACACCACTCCCACCGAAGCCCTCTCCGCCGTCGGCGTGAGCATCTGGCTCGACGACCTCTCCCGTGAGCTCCTCGAGACCGGTCGTCTCGAGAACCTCATCGCCGACCGCAACGTCGTCGGCGTCACGACCAACCCGACGATCTTCGCCTCGGCCCTCGCCAAGGGCGAGCGTTACGACGCGCAGGTCAAGGAGCTGGCCGCCGCCGGCACCGACGTGACGAACGCGATCTTCGAGATCACCACGCAGGACGTCGCGAACGCCTGCGACGTCTTCGCTCCGCTCTACGCGTCCACGAAGGGCTTCGACGGCCGCGTGTCGATCGAGGTCGAGCCGGGTCTCGCCCACGACACGGCGAAGACCATCGAGCAGGCGAAGTTCCTGTTCGACAAGGTCGGCAAGGAGAACGTCCTCATCAAGATCCCGGCCACGGTCGACGGCCTCGAGGCCATCACCGAGGTCATCGGTGCGGGCATCTCGGTCAACGTCACCCTGATCTTCTCGCTCGAGCGCTACCGCGCCGTGATCGACGCCTACCTCGGCGGGCTCGAGAAGGCCAAGGCCGCCGGCCACGACCTCTCCAAGATTCACTCGGTCGCATCGTTCTTCGTGTCGCGTGTCGACTCCGAGATCGACAAGCGTCTCGACACGATCGGCACCGACGAGGCCACCGCGCTCAAGTCCAAGGCCGGCATCGCCAACGCGCAGCTCGCCTACCAGGTCTGGACCCAGGCCTTCGCGACCGAGCGCGCGCTCGGCCTGCTCGAGTCCGGCGCCAACACGCAGCGCCCGCTGTGGGCCTCGACCGGTGTCAAGGACCCGTCGCTGCCCGACACGCTCTACGTGACCGAGCTCGCCGCCCCGAACACCGTCAACACCATGCCGGGCAAGACCCTCGAGGCGACCTTCGACCACGGCGAGGTCCACGGCGACGCCATCGCCGGCACCTTCGACGACGCGAACCAGGTCATGGACCAGCTCGCCGCCGTCGGTGTCGACTACGACGACGTCGTCGCGCTCCTCGAGAAGGAGGCCGTCGACAAGTTCAACGTCTCCTGGGGTGAGCTCGTCGACACCGTGAAGACCGCACTCGAGAACGCCAAGTAG
- a CDS encoding glucose-6-phosphate isomerase, producing MTVSIAASGDAARAIDTVVPRLVTDLVASGITAQDAALWGPDAEVEASKRLGWVEAVSVSRPLVAEVAALREQLLAEGVDRVVLAGMGGSSLAPEVIARTAGVPLVVLDSTDPAQVRAALTELERTVLVVSSKSGSTLETDAQRRVFEQAFQDAGIDPAGRVVVVTDPGSALESSARQAGYRVFTADPTVGGRYSALTAFGLVPAGLAGADIAELLDEADAISVLLAVDTDENPGLVLGAVLAGTAPLRDKIGIVADGTHILGFGDWAEQLIAESTGKDGRGLLPVVLDVDSPEVTAGLTDMQIVRLVGSRDDERHVAAGEVEITGTLGGQFLVWEYAVAVAGRLLGINPFDQPDVEAAKVAARALLDGTSSADVVPAFDEDGIAVSATGGLEPGATLTQAVSSLLAALGPDGYVAVHAYVDRTADHDLEALRDLLATRTGRPATFGYGPRFLHSTGQYHKGGPANGVFLQIVSDEQDDLAVPGRPFTFGRLLRAQAAGDASVLAEHGRPVLTLSTRDLPAAASVITAALTT from the coding sequence GTGACCGTCTCCATCGCCGCCAGCGGTGACGCGGCGCGGGCCATCGACACGGTGGTCCCGCGCCTCGTCACCGACCTGGTGGCGTCCGGGATCACGGCACAGGACGCCGCTCTCTGGGGTCCGGACGCCGAGGTCGAGGCGTCGAAGCGTCTCGGCTGGGTGGAGGCGGTCTCCGTCTCCCGTCCGCTCGTCGCCGAGGTCGCCGCGCTCCGCGAGCAGCTGCTCGCGGAGGGCGTCGACCGGGTCGTGCTCGCGGGCATGGGCGGCTCGTCCCTCGCTCCGGAGGTCATCGCCCGCACCGCCGGTGTCCCCCTGGTCGTCCTCGACTCGACCGACCCCGCGCAGGTCCGCGCCGCGCTGACCGAGCTCGAGCGCACCGTGCTCGTCGTCTCGTCGAAGTCGGGCTCCACCCTCGAGACCGACGCACAGCGCCGGGTGTTCGAGCAGGCGTTCCAGGACGCCGGCATCGACCCGGCCGGACGCGTCGTCGTCGTGACCGATCCGGGCTCAGCGCTCGAGTCGTCCGCGCGGCAGGCCGGGTACCGCGTCTTCACCGCCGACCCGACGGTGGGCGGCCGCTACTCCGCGCTGACGGCCTTCGGGCTGGTCCCGGCCGGGCTCGCGGGCGCCGACATCGCCGAACTCCTCGACGAGGCCGACGCGATCAGCGTGCTGCTCGCCGTCGACACCGACGAGAACCCCGGGCTGGTGCTCGGCGCCGTCCTCGCCGGTACCGCTCCCCTGCGGGACAAGATCGGCATCGTCGCGGACGGCACCCACATCCTCGGCTTCGGCGACTGGGCCGAGCAGCTCATCGCCGAGTCGACCGGCAAGGACGGCCGCGGACTCCTCCCCGTCGTCCTCGACGTCGACTCCCCCGAGGTCACCGCAGGCCTGACCGACATGCAGATCGTCCGGCTCGTCGGCTCGCGGGACGACGAGCGGCACGTCGCCGCCGGCGAAGTCGAGATCACCGGCACGCTCGGCGGCCAGTTCCTCGTGTGGGAGTACGCCGTCGCGGTCGCCGGGCGTCTGCTCGGGATCAACCCGTTCGACCAGCCCGACGTCGAGGCCGCCAAGGTCGCCGCTCGCGCCCTGCTCGACGGCACCTCCTCCGCGGACGTCGTCCCCGCGTTCGACGAGGACGGCATCGCCGTCTCCGCGACCGGTGGACTCGAGCCCGGAGCGACCCTCACCCAGGCCGTGTCGAGCCTCCTGGCCGCTCTCGGTCCGGACGGGTACGTCGCGGTGCACGCGTACGTGGACCGCACCGCGGACCACGACCTGGAGGCCCTCCGCGACCTCCTCGCCACGCGCACGGGCCGCCCCGCCACCTTCGGGTACGGACCCCGGTTCCTGCACTCGACGGGCCAGTACCACAAGGGCGGCCCCGCGAACGGCGTGTTCCTGCAGATCGTCTCCGACGAGCAGGACGACCTCGCCGTCCCCGGCCGCCCGTTCACGTTCGGCCGACTCCTCCGGGCCCAGGCCGCCGGCGACGCGAGTGTCCTCGCGGAGCACGGTCGCCCGGTGCTGACCCTGTCGACCCGGGACCTCCCGGCGGCGGCATCGGTCATCACGGCCGCACTCACCACCTGA
- the zwf gene encoding glucose-6-phosphate dehydrogenase, which yields MSPVAITPEHNPLRLPTDRRLNRIAGPSTLIIFGVTGDLSRKKLMPAVYDLANRGLLPPGFALVGFARRDWEDQDFSQLVHDAVKEHSRTPFDEDVWRQLEQGIRFVQGSFDDPEAFALLKETVDTLDAERGTLGNHAFYLSIPPKMFPVVTEQLKLSGLTEKRDGSWSRVVVEKPFGSDLRTARELNAIVESVFAPDDVFRIDHYLGKETVQNLLTLRFANQMYEPIWNSNYVDHVQITMAEDIGVAGRAAYYDGIGAARDVIQNHLLQLLALTAMEEPVSFKAGHLRAEKEKVLSAVRLPEDLSTATARGQYAGGWQGGEKVLGFLEEAGMNPESTTETYAAIRLDIATRRWQGVPFYLRAGKRLGRRVTEIAIVFKRVPEDVFGIEQSPLGQNALVIRVQPDEGVTLRFGSKVPGVGTQVRDVTMDFGYGHAFTEASPEAYERLILDVLLGDPPLFPRHQEVELSWKILDPIEEFWRTQGQPEQYRPGTWGPASADELLARDGRTWRRP from the coding sequence ATGTCACCGGTGGCGATCACCCCGGAGCACAACCCGCTCCGGTTGCCCACGGACCGTCGACTGAACCGGATCGCGGGTCCCAGCACCCTCATCATCTTCGGCGTCACGGGAGACCTCTCCCGGAAGAAGTTGATGCCCGCGGTCTACGACCTCGCGAACCGGGGGCTCCTGCCCCCGGGCTTCGCGCTGGTCGGGTTCGCTCGGCGCGACTGGGAGGACCAGGACTTCTCCCAGCTCGTCCACGACGCCGTCAAGGAGCACTCGCGGACCCCGTTCGACGAGGACGTCTGGCGTCAGCTCGAGCAGGGGATCCGCTTCGTCCAGGGGTCGTTCGACGACCCCGAGGCGTTCGCGCTCCTCAAGGAGACCGTCGACACCCTCGACGCCGAGCGTGGGACGCTCGGCAACCACGCCTTCTACCTCTCGATCCCGCCGAAGATGTTCCCGGTCGTCACCGAGCAGCTCAAGCTCTCCGGGCTCACCGAGAAGCGTGACGGGTCGTGGAGCCGGGTCGTGGTCGAGAAGCCCTTCGGCTCCGACCTGCGGACCGCCCGCGAACTCAACGCGATCGTCGAGAGCGTCTTCGCGCCGGACGACGTCTTCCGCATCGACCACTACCTCGGCAAGGAGACCGTCCAGAACCTCCTGACGCTCCGGTTCGCGAACCAGATGTACGAACCCATCTGGAACTCGAACTACGTCGACCACGTGCAGATCACGATGGCCGAGGACATCGGCGTCGCCGGTCGGGCCGCGTACTACGACGGCATCGGTGCGGCACGCGACGTCATCCAGAACCACCTGCTGCAACTCCTCGCCCTCACGGCGATGGAGGAGCCGGTCTCGTTCAAGGCCGGACACCTCCGCGCCGAGAAGGAGAAGGTGCTCTCGGCGGTCCGGCTGCCGGAGGACCTGTCCACGGCGACCGCCCGCGGGCAGTACGCCGGCGGCTGGCAGGGCGGCGAGAAGGTGCTCGGGTTCCTCGAGGAAGCGGGCATGAACCCCGAGTCCACGACGGAGACCTACGCCGCGATCCGCCTCGACATCGCGACCCGCCGCTGGCAGGGCGTGCCCTTCTACCTGCGGGCCGGCAAGCGTCTCGGCCGCCGCGTCACCGAGATCGCGATCGTGTTCAAGCGCGTCCCCGAGGACGTGTTCGGCATCGAACAGTCACCGCTCGGTCAGAACGCGCTCGTCATCCGCGTGCAGCCGGACGAGGGCGTCACGCTCCGCTTCGGCTCGAAGGTCCCGGGCGTCGGGACGCAGGTCCGCGACGTCACGATGGACTTCGGCTACGGCCACGCGTTCACCGAGGCCTCCCCCGAGGCCTACGAACGGCTCATCCTCGACGTGCTCCTCGGTGACCCGCCGCTGTTCCCGCGGCACCAGGAGGTCGAGCTGTCCTGGAAGATCCTCGACCCGATCGAGGAGTTCTGGCGGACACAGGGCCAGCCCGAACAGTACCGTCCTGGCACGTGGGGTCCGGCATCGGCCGACGAACTCCTCGCCCGCGACGGTCGGACCTGGAGGCGTCCATGA
- a CDS encoding glucose-6-phosphate dehydrogenase assembly protein OpcA: protein MKIDLPNTTVSKIQKTLVHIREEGGAVALGRVLTLIVSTALGREEEAIEAANQASREHPMRVVIVSKNEGDVASPGRLDAQIRVGSDAGASEVIVLRAYGETAADEESLVTGLLLPDAPVVAWWPEAAPEKPSVSPLGRIAQRRITDAAAQKDPNAAIMALADSYAPGDTDFAWTRLTLWRNQLAAALDQPPFEPITAVEVSGAFDSPSTVLLAAWLGLQLKVPVEVTTSPRATGSSGIHGVKLLRDSGTIELERSLVDVATLSMPGQPTHDLSLPRRNLRDCLAEELRRLDPDVLFGDVVKHGVAKLRERIAG, encoded by the coding sequence ATGAAGATCGACCTGCCGAACACCACGGTCTCGAAGATCCAGAAGACCCTGGTGCACATCCGCGAGGAGGGCGGGGCCGTCGCTCTCGGCCGCGTGCTCACCCTCATCGTCTCGACCGCCCTCGGTCGCGAGGAAGAGGCCATCGAGGCCGCCAACCAGGCGTCCCGCGAGCACCCGATGCGCGTCGTCATCGTGTCGAAGAACGAGGGTGATGTCGCGTCCCCCGGTCGTCTCGACGCGCAGATCCGCGTCGGCAGCGACGCGGGCGCCAGCGAGGTCATCGTCCTCCGCGCCTACGGCGAGACCGCTGCGGACGAGGAGAGCCTGGTCACCGGACTGCTCCTCCCCGACGCGCCCGTCGTCGCCTGGTGGCCGGAAGCCGCGCCGGAGAAGCCGTCGGTCTCGCCGCTCGGCCGGATCGCCCAGCGGCGGATCACCGACGCCGCGGCGCAGAAGGACCCGAACGCCGCGATCATGGCGCTCGCGGACTCCTACGCGCCCGGTGACACGGACTTCGCCTGGACGCGCCTCACGCTGTGGCGGAACCAGCTGGCGGCCGCGCTCGACCAGCCGCCGTTCGAGCCGATCACCGCGGTCGAGGTCTCCGGTGCGTTCGACAGCCCGTCGACGGTGCTCCTCGCCGCGTGGCTCGGCCTCCAGCTCAAGGTCCCCGTGGAGGTCACCACCTCACCGCGGGCGACGGGCTCGAGCGGCATCCACGGCGTGAAGCTCTTGCGCGACTCCGGCACGATCGAACTCGAGCGTTCCCTGGTCGACGTCGCGACCCTGTCGATGCCGGGGCAACCGACGCACGACCTGTCGTTGCCGCGCCGGAACCTGCGCGACTGCCTGGCCGAGGAACTCCGTAGACTCGACCCGGACGTCCTCTTCGGAGACGTCGTCAAGCACGGGGTGGCCAAGCTCCGCGAACGCATCGCGGGCTGA
- the pgl gene encoding 6-phosphogluconolactonase, whose product MTNERRVLVHPDKQALGASVAARFITKIIDVLDEQGRADIAISGGSVSTLVLAAIGQSQAQESVDWSKVHVWWVDERWVPAGDADRNDAGTQTDFLDHVSIPVENIHPMAASDAGLTIDEAADHYERELHDAAPDSADAPRFDITLLGVGPDGHTASLFPEFPQLRVTDRMVVSVDDSPKPPAQRLTLTYPVINASQRVWVILSGAEKASVLGLALAGAAVDEVPVGGVQGRKRTVFFVDQDAARDVPENLIASTY is encoded by the coding sequence GTGACCAACGAACGGCGGGTGCTGGTGCACCCCGACAAGCAGGCCCTCGGCGCCTCCGTCGCCGCACGCTTCATCACGAAGATCATCGACGTGCTCGACGAGCAGGGGCGGGCCGACATCGCGATCAGCGGTGGCTCGGTCTCGACCCTGGTGCTCGCGGCGATCGGGCAATCGCAGGCGCAGGAGAGCGTCGACTGGTCGAAGGTGCACGTCTGGTGGGTCGACGAGCGCTGGGTGCCCGCGGGTGACGCCGACCGCAACGACGCCGGTACGCAGACCGACTTCCTCGACCACGTCAGCATCCCGGTCGAGAACATCCACCCCATGGCCGCGTCCGACGCCGGTCTGACGATCGACGAGGCCGCGGACCATTACGAGCGCGAGCTGCACGACGCCGCGCCGGACTCCGCCGATGCACCGCGGTTCGACATCACGCTCCTCGGCGTCGGACCGGACGGCCACACGGCGTCGCTGTTCCCGGAGTTCCCGCAGCTGCGCGTCACCGACCGCATGGTCGTGTCCGTGGACGACTCCCCCAAGCCGCCAGCCCAGCGCCTGACGCTCACCTACCCGGTGATCAACGCGTCGCAGCGGGTCTGGGTCATCCTCTCCGGCGCCGAGAAGGCGTCCGTGCTCGGGCTCGCCCTGGCGGGTGCCGCGGTGGACGAGGTACCGGTCGGTGGTGTGCAGGGCCGGAAGCGCACCGTCTTCTTCGTCGACCAGGACGCCGCGCGCGACGTTCCGGAGAACCTCATCGCGTCGACCTACTAG
- a CDS encoding RNA polymerase-binding protein RbpA has translation MASGGSAIRGSRVGAGPMGEQDRGVQAERVAISYWDAMGNEVVRYFAANLPDEEIPETVDSPSTGLPAGRDKENPPQVAKTEPYKTHLAYVKERRTEEEAAQLLEDALQQLRQRRGTAAK, from the coding sequence ATGGCATCCGGAGGAAGCGCCATCCGCGGGTCGCGTGTGGGCGCAGGCCCGATGGGCGAACAGGACCGCGGGGTCCAGGCCGAACGCGTCGCGATCTCCTACTGGGACGCGATGGGCAACGAGGTCGTACGGTACTTCGCCGCGAACCTCCCCGACGAGGAGATCCCCGAGACGGTCGACTCCCCGTCCACGGGTCTCCCGGCCGGCCGCGACAAGGAGAACCCGCCGCAGGTCGCCAAGACCGAGCCGTACAAGACGCACCTGGCGTACGTGAAGGAACGGCGTACCGAGGAAGAGGCAGCGCAGCTCCTCGAGGACGCACTGCAGCAGCTCCGCCAGCGCCGCGGTACCGCCGCCAAGTAG
- the secG gene encoding preprotein translocase subunit SecG → MAILSVVLQVLLAITSLLLTLLILLHKGRGGGLSDMFGGGVTSNLGASGVAERNLNRITVILGLLWISSIIVLGLINKFTAGS, encoded by the coding sequence GTGGCGATACTCTCCGTCGTGCTGCAGGTCCTGCTCGCGATCACGAGCCTCCTGCTCACGCTCCTCATCCTCCTGCACAAGGGTCGCGGTGGCGGCCTCTCCGACATGTTCGGCGGTGGTGTGACGAGCAACCTCGGGGCATCCGGCGTCGCCGAGCGCAACCTGAACCGCATCACCGTGATCCTCGGGCTCCTCTGGATCTCGAGCATCATCGTGCTCGGTCTCATCAACAAGTTCACGGCAGGGAGCTGA
- the tpiA gene encoding triose-phosphate isomerase: MTRTPLIAGNWKMNLDHLQAIATVQKLAWTLKDARHDHADVEVAVFPPFTDLRSVQTLISADKLPIAFGAQDLSQYDSGAYTGDVSGAFLAALDAKYVIVGHSERRTMHGETDEIVAAKTAAAVKHGLVPVVCVGETGEQREQRGAGVVPVEQLQVVLAAVQPAEIVVAYEPVWAIGSGQAATAEQAQDECAALRRGIAAAWGDQAAADTRVLYGGSVKSGNIAGFLREPDVDGALVGGASLDVQEFAAIARFQQHVGL, from the coding sequence ATGACCCGCACGCCGCTCATCGCGGGCAACTGGAAGATGAACCTGGACCACCTCCAGGCCATCGCCACCGTCCAGAAACTCGCGTGGACCCTGAAGGACGCCCGTCACGACCACGCCGACGTCGAGGTCGCGGTGTTCCCGCCCTTCACGGACCTGCGGAGCGTGCAGACGCTCATCTCCGCCGACAAGCTGCCCATCGCGTTCGGCGCCCAGGACCTGTCGCAGTACGACTCCGGTGCCTACACCGGTGACGTCTCGGGCGCGTTCCTCGCCGCACTCGACGCGAAGTACGTGATCGTCGGCCACTCCGAGCGTCGCACCATGCACGGTGAGACCGACGAGATCGTGGCCGCCAAGACCGCAGCTGCCGTGAAGCACGGGCTGGTGCCGGTCGTCTGCGTCGGGGAGACGGGCGAACAGCGTGAGCAGCGCGGCGCCGGGGTCGTCCCGGTCGAGCAGTTGCAGGTCGTCCTCGCTGCCGTGCAGCCGGCCGAGATCGTCGTGGCGTACGAGCCGGTGTGGGCCATCGGCTCCGGCCAGGCGGCCACGGCGGAGCAGGCGCAGGACGAGTGTGCTGCCCTGCGTCGCGGCATCGCTGCTGCCTGGGGTGACCAGGCCGCTGCCGACACGCGCGTCCTGTACGGCGGATCGGTGAAGTCGGGCAACATCGCGGGCTTCCTCCGTGAGCCCGACGTCGACGGCGCGCTCGTCGGTGGCGCGTCCCTCGACGTGCAGGAGTTCGCCGCCATCGCGCGGTTCCAGCAGCACGTCGGTCTGTAG
- a CDS encoding phosphoglycerate kinase produces MALRTLEDLGDLAGKRVVVRCDLNVPLKDGTITDDGRVRASLTTLNTLITAGARVIVVSHLGRPDGTPTPEYSLAPVAQRLSELLAKPVAFVGETVGDEATAAAEALEDGDVLLLENLRFNPEETSKDAAERGAFADRIAALGDAFVSDGFGVVHRKQASVYELASALPSAAGQLIEQELTVLERLTEEPERPYTVVLGGSKVSDKLGVIDHLLPRVDTICIGGGMLFTFLAAQGHGVGKSLLEQDQLDTVREYLSRASELGVTIDLPTDVVVASGFATDAEHETVAADAIESSSFGADGIGLDIGPETAERFAAAVSSSKTVFWNGPMGVFEFPAFAAGTKTVAQALTEVDGLGVVGGGDSAAAVRSLGFADDQFGHISTGGGASLEFLEGKSLPGLEALGWSA; encoded by the coding sequence ATGGCTCTCCGCACCCTCGAGGACCTCGGCGACCTCGCCGGCAAGCGTGTCGTCGTCCGCTGTGACCTGAACGTCCCGCTCAAGGACGGCACGATCACGGACGACGGCCGTGTGCGCGCGTCGTTGACCACGCTCAACACGTTGATCACCGCCGGCGCGCGCGTGATCGTCGTGTCGCACCTCGGCCGACCCGACGGCACACCGACGCCGGAGTACTCGCTCGCGCCGGTCGCCCAGCGGCTGTCCGAACTGCTGGCCAAGCCGGTGGCGTTCGTCGGCGAGACCGTCGGCGACGAAGCGACCGCGGCCGCCGAGGCCCTCGAGGACGGTGACGTCCTGCTGCTCGAGAACCTCCGGTTCAACCCGGAGGAGACCTCGAAGGACGCCGCCGAACGCGGAGCCTTCGCCGACCGCATCGCAGCGCTCGGGGACGCCTTCGTCTCCGACGGGTTCGGTGTCGTGCACCGCAAGCAGGCTTCGGTCTACGAGCTGGCATCGGCCCTCCCGAGTGCCGCCGGTCAGCTCATCGAGCAGGAGCTCACGGTGCTCGAGCGCCTGACCGAGGAACCCGAGCGGCCCTACACCGTCGTCCTCGGCGGCTCGAAGGTCAGCGACAAGCTCGGGGTCATCGACCACCTGCTGCCGCGCGTCGACACCATCTGCATCGGTGGCGGCATGCTCTTCACCTTCCTCGCGGCCCAGGGCCACGGGGTGGGGAAGTCGCTGCTCGAGCAGGACCAGCTGGACACCGTCCGGGAGTACCTGTCGCGAGCGAGCGAGCTCGGCGTGACCATCGACCTGCCGACCGACGTCGTGGTGGCCTCCGGCTTCGCCACCGACGCCGAGCACGAGACGGTGGCCGCCGACGCCATCGAGTCCTCGTCGTTCGGAGCGGACGGCATCGGGCTCGACATCGGCCCGGAGACGGCGGAGCGGTTCGCCGCAGCGGTGTCCTCGTCGAAGACCGTGTTCTGGAACGGCCCGATGGGCGTGTTCGAGTTCCCGGCCTTCGCCGCGGGCACGAAGACCGTCGCGCAGGCGCTCACCGAGGTCGACGGCCTCGGCGTCGTCGGCGGTGGTGACTCGGCAGCCGCCGTCCGGTCTCTCGGCTTCGCCGACGACCAGTTCGGCCACATCTCCACCGGTGGTGGGGCGAGCCTCGAGTTCCTCGAGGGCAAGTCGCTCCCCGGCCTCGAAGCGCTGGGGTGGTCCGCATGA
- the gap gene encoding type I glyceraldehyde-3-phosphate dehydrogenase has product MTVKIGINGFGRIGRNFFRAALAKGSDLEIVAVNDLTDNAALANLLKYDSITGKLGVSVELDGDNIVVDGKAIKVLAERDPANLPWGELGVDIVIESTGFFTKAADAQKHIDAGAKKVIISAPATGDDVTIVLGVNEDTYDAANHHIISNASCTTNSLAPLAKVFHDAFGIERGLMTTVHAYTADQNLQDGPHKDPRRARAAALNIVPTSTGAAKAIGLVLPELAGKLDGFALRVPVPTGSITDLTLETKSDVTVDEINAVYKAAAEGPLKGILLYSEDPLVSTDITTDPHSSIYDSGLTKVMGNLVKITSWYDNEWGYSNRLVDLTEFVGEKL; this is encoded by the coding sequence TTGACCGTCAAGATCGGTATCAACGGCTTCGGCCGGATCGGCCGTAACTTCTTCCGCGCCGCTCTGGCCAAGGGCAGCGACCTCGAGATCGTGGCGGTGAACGACCTCACCGACAACGCCGCGCTCGCGAACCTGCTCAAGTACGACTCGATCACCGGCAAGCTCGGCGTCTCCGTCGAGCTCGACGGCGACAACATCGTCGTCGACGGCAAGGCCATCAAGGTCCTCGCCGAGCGCGACCCCGCCAACCTCCCCTGGGGCGAACTGGGCGTCGACATCGTCATCGAGTCCACGGGCTTCTTCACCAAGGCCGCCGATGCGCAGAAGCACATCGACGCCGGTGCCAAGAAGGTCATCATCTCCGCCCCGGCGACCGGTGACGACGTCACCATCGTCCTCGGCGTGAACGAGGACACTTACGACGCGGCGAACCACCACATCATCTCCAACGCCTCGTGCACCACGAACAGCCTCGCGCCGCTCGCCAAGGTGTTCCACGACGCGTTCGGCATCGAGCGCGGTCTCATGACCACGGTCCACGCCTACACCGCCGACCAGAACCTGCAGGACGGCCCGCACAAGGACCCGCGTCGTGCCCGTGCCGCGGCCCTGAACATCGTCCCGACCTCCACGGGTGCGGCGAAGGCCATCGGCCTGGTCCTCCCGGAGCTCGCCGGCAAGCTCGACGGCTTCGCGCTCCGCGTGCCGGTCCCGACCGGTTCGATCACGGACCTCACGCTCGAGACCAAGTCGGACGTCACGGTCGACGAGATCAACGCCGTCTACAAGGCCGCCGCCGAGGGCCCGCTGAAGGGCATCCTGCTCTACAGCGAGGACCCGCTGGTGTCGACCGACATCACGACGGACCCGCACTCCTCGATCTACGACTCCGGCCTGACCAAGGTCATGGGCAACCTCGTCAAGATCACCTCGTGGTACGACAACGAGTGGGGCTACTCGAACCGCCTGGTCGACCTGACCGAGTTCGTGGGCGAGAAGCTCTGA
- the whiA gene encoding DNA-binding protein WhiA, with protein MPLTAEVKDELARVVVNRNTVRAAELATVLRFAGGLHVISGRIAVEVELDTRIIVHRVRKDLAELYGVRSEASVGSTASSRRGTRYLVRVLEAGETLARQTGLMDARRRPVRGLPNRLTTGTREDLAAIWRGAFLASGTLTDPGRAAALEVTCPGNEAAMALVGAASRLGIAAKGREVRGVHRVVIRDGEAIGQMLTAMGAARTTADWEEMRQRREVRATANRLVNFDDANLRRSAQAAVAACARVERALEILGDEVPDHLQYAGTLRLEHRDASLDELGQHADPPMTKDAIAGRIRRLLAMADKRAADLGVPGTEASVPEELEGA; from the coding sequence GTGCCGTTGACTGCCGAGGTGAAGGACGAACTGGCCAGGGTCGTCGTCAACCGGAACACGGTCCGCGCCGCCGAGCTCGCGACCGTGCTCCGGTTCGCGGGGGGCCTGCACGTCATCTCCGGCCGGATCGCCGTCGAGGTCGAGCTCGACACCCGGATCATCGTGCACCGCGTCCGGAAGGACCTCGCCGAGCTGTACGGCGTGCGGAGCGAGGCCTCGGTCGGGTCGACCGCGTCGTCGCGGCGCGGGACCCGGTACCTCGTCCGCGTCCTCGAGGCCGGTGAGACCCTGGCCCGCCAGACCGGGCTCATGGACGCCCGGCGGCGTCCGGTGCGCGGGCTGCCGAACCGCCTGACGACCGGCACCCGCGAGGACCTCGCCGCCATCTGGCGTGGCGCGTTCCTCGCCTCCGGCACCCTGACCGACCCGGGTCGTGCCGCAGCGCTCGAGGTGACCTGCCCCGGCAACGAAGCGGCGATGGCGCTCGTCGGCGCTGCCTCCCGCCTCGGCATCGCCGCGAAGGGCCGCGAGGTCCGTGGGGTCCACCGGGTCGTCATCCGCGACGGCGAGGCCATCGGACAGATGCTCACCGCGATGGGCGCCGCCCGGACGACGGCCGACTGGGAGGAGATGCGCCAGCGCCGGGAGGTCCGTGCCACCGCCAACCGCCTCGTGAACTTCGACGACGCGAACCTGCGTCGTTCGGCGCAGGCCGCGGTCGCCGCGTGCGCCCGGGTCGAGCGGGCGCTGGAGATCCTCGGCGACGAGGTCCCCGACCACCTGCAGTACGCCGGCACCCTGCGGCTCGAGCACCGCGACGCGTCGCTGGACGAGCTCGGCCAGCACGCCGACCCGCCCATGACGAAGGACGCCATCGCCGGTCGGATCCGCCGACTGCTGGCGATGGCCGACAAGCGTGCCGCCGACCTCGGCGTCCCCGGCACCGAGGCGAGCGTGCCCGAGGAACTCGAAGGGGCCTGA